The following is a genomic window from Corallococcus soli.
CAGCGTCAGTCGGACCCGCATCCGCTTCCTCAGCGCCCGCGTCCTCAACCCCCGCGTCGGTCACGACCACCAGGGCCCCTGATGGAACAAGAGGATCCTCCGGCGCTCCGTTCGTGAGCGTCGGGTCCTTCGGAGGCGAATCGCCCTTCACCACGGGCGCCACGGGCTTTGAACCCGACCCGAGGACGACCCATCCCCCCGCCGACACCAGCGCGCCCAGGGCCACCACCGAAGCCACCACCACCCCACGACGCGAAGCGGGCTTCCCCACCGGACTCGCGGGCTCCACGACATCGCCACGCGCAGGAGTCGGCGGAGGAGCCACGGCTCGTGCGGGCGACGCACCTCGCGGCAGGAGATTGCCCGCGGAAGGCGTCGCGGGATCCGTCGCCGCATCAATGGAGCCCGACAGCGCCGGTTGCCCCGTCAGCGCGGGAGCCTCCAGGGAGTCCCGTCCACTGCCATCCGCCCTCTCCGCGCCGGCCTTCGCACCCCACGCCGTGCCCTTCCCGGCAGGCATCGGCGTCGTCAACGCCTCCGCGGCTCGCGGCGCCTCCCCTTCCGGACGAAGCTTCGGCTTTCCCGGCGCCTCCACGTCCAGGACCGCGGTCTCCCGCACCTTCGCCGCCACGGGCGTGGGCGGCGTCGAGGCGTTCTCCGTCACCTGCGCCACCAGCCGGGAGATCTGGAATGCGCCCACGGGCTCGCCCTGGGACATCACGAACCGCTCCAGGTCCGCCTGGAGCTCCCGGCAGTCCGGATAGCGCTCCGCCCGGTCCTTCGCGAGCGCCCGCTCCAGGATGCGCTGCATCGCCGGGGGCAGGTCGGGGCGGCGCTCCACCGCGGGCACGAAGGGCTCGAAGAGGATGGCCTGCATCATGCCCACCTCCGTCGCCGCGTCGAAGGGGCGCCGGCCGGTGAGCAGCTCGTAGAGCACCATGCCCAGCGCGTACACGTCCACGCGCGCATCCATGTTCCGGGCCTGGAGCTGCTCCGGGGGCATGTACGCGACCTTGCCCTTCACCACGCCCGTCTGCGTGCGGTGGCTCTGCCCCGCGACCTTCGCGATGCCGAAGTCCACCACCTTCACCGCGCCCTGCCGGGACACCAGCACGTTCTCCGGGCTGATGTCGCGGTGGACCAGCCCCAGCGGCGTCCCCGTCTCCGGGTCCGCCAGCTCGTGCGCGAACGCCAGCCCCTCCGCGGCGCAGGCCACCATCTTCGCGCACAGCGCCACCGGCAGCGGTGCCTGCTGCTCCGTGGAGCGCTTGATGAGCCGGCGCAGCGTGGGCCCGTCGATGTACTCCATCGCCAGGAAGTAGCTGCCGTCGGCCTCGCCGAAGTCGAAGATCTGCACCACGTTCGGGTGGTCCAGCTGGGCGGCCAGCTTCGCCTCGCCCAGGAACATCTCCACGAACGCCTCATCCTCCGCCAGGTGCGGCAGGATGCGCTTGAGCACCAGCGTCTTCTCGAAGCCACGCGGCCCGGCAGCCTTGGCGAGGAACACCTCCGCCATGCCCCCCGACGCGAGCTTCCGAACGAGCTGGTACTTCCCCAGTTGCATTGGTGCCGAGGTTTCCCACGGTTTTCCGGAAAAGTGAAACGACCTCGAGGGTCGAGCGTCCGCTGGCCCGCAAGGTGCGAGCCGGTGTTTGACCGAGACGTGACGTGCTCCGTAGGATCCGCGTCCCCATGCCCCGCAAGGCCATTGGTCC
Proteins encoded in this region:
- a CDS encoding serine/threonine-protein kinase; the protein is MQLGKYQLVRKLASGGMAEVFLAKAAGPRGFEKTLVLKRILPHLAEDEAFVEMFLGEAKLAAQLDHPNVVQIFDFGEADGSYFLAMEYIDGPTLRRLIKRSTEQQAPLPVALCAKMVACAAEGLAFAHELADPETGTPLGLVHRDISPENVLVSRQGAVKVVDFGIAKVAGQSHRTQTGVVKGKVAYMPPEQLQARNMDARVDVYALGMVLYELLTGRRPFDAATEVGMMQAILFEPFVPAVERRPDLPPAMQRILERALAKDRAERYPDCRELQADLERFVMSQGEPVGAFQISRLVAQVTENASTPPTPVAAKVRETAVLDVEAPGKPKLRPEGEAPRAAEALTTPMPAGKGTAWGAKAGAERADGSGRDSLEAPALTGQPALSGSIDAATDPATPSAGNLLPRGASPARAVAPPPTPARGDVVEPASPVGKPASRRGVVVASVVALGALVSAGGWVVLGSGSKPVAPVVKGDSPPKDPTLTNGAPEDPLVPSGALVVVTDAGVEDAGAEEADAGPTDADAGAATTSPDAGRPVRPSRPLRPLAKGRVEFRIRPYATVYLDGKNLGQTPFGVVEVTEGTHRVRLVNSDLRKDVTRTFAVKAGQDNLFKLNLLTE